In a single window of the Porites lutea chromosome 14, jaPorLute2.1, whole genome shotgun sequence genome:
- the LOC140924030 gene encoding uncharacterized protein — translation MAETVKRKSRKSSSASSTDDNLSPDGKKLRHDASLSDSELCESDEVLSILNMAGEVIPKLEQVLEKLENLERYVKAVDEKVSNLQAKVDCFEAFKNKTEKKIKELEDGLDFANTERESFKEKFDKLKCEINQLRDEKLYMEVYQRRENLRFFGIKEEADMEEDAREVLVGFLKTELGMENADQIEFQRVHRVGKRVSSSGKPRQIIARFLKYPQREEVMSNARKLKGKNFGISPDLPSEILERRKKKMKQFKQAKKDGKTAFFSRAEPDKLFIDGVEM, via the coding sequence ATGGCCGAAACTGTTAAACGAAAATCGAGGAAAAGCTCTTCAGCATCTTCCACAGACGATAATCTTTCCCCAGATGGCAAAAAGTTAAGACACGACGCTTCGCTCTCAGATTCCGAACTGTGTGAATCGGACGAAGTGTTATCTATACTGAATATGGCGGGGGAAGTTATCCCGAAACTTGAACAAGTGTTGGAAAAACTTGAGAATTTGGAACGGTATGTAAAAGCAGTTGATGAAAAAGTTAGTAATTTGCAGGCAAAGGTGGATTGTTTCGAggctttcaaaaacaaaacagaaaaaaagatcaaagaacTGGAAGACGGATTGGATTTTGCGAACACGGAACGCGAGTCtttcaaggagaaatttgacaagCTAAAATGCGAAATTAATCAGCTCCGGGACGAGAAACTATACATGGAAGTTTATCAGCGGCGGGAAAATCTTCGTTTTTTCGGAATTAAAGAAGAAGCCGATATGGAGGAGGATGCGAGAGAGGTTTTGGTTGGATTCCTTAAAACAGAGCTTGGTATGGAAAATGCAGACCAAATCGAATTCCAAAGGGTCCATCGTGTTGGAAAGCGTGTTTCTTCCAGTGGTAAACCTCGACAAATAATCGCACGTTTTTTGAAATATCCTCAAAGAGAAGAAGTTATGTCCAATGCTAGAaagctaaaaggaaaaaactttgGAATTTCGCCGGACCTTCCAAGTGAAATtttggaaagaagaaagaagaagatgaagcaATTTAAACAAGCGAAAAAGGACGGTAAGACCGCTTTTTTCAGTAGAGCGGAGCCAGATAAACTGTTTATTGACGGTGTTGAGATGTAA
- the LOC140924031 gene encoding uncharacterized protein, with protein MLDVVNGEELGFLEEGNRTKPSESLAEGDGLKEGIVARKAQFNLITRNIKDEQGQECVTQVKIDDNKNGIYKITYYPRAHGTFKLLVKVNGKHISCSPFTVIFKPFQVKPVLSLGKEGSGEGMFKAALGVAVSDAGEIVVADQLNHRGQVFDSNGTFLRSFGHKGENAGEFKFPVGVAIDKDRNIFVADSENHRIQIVSWEGRHLGSFGGKGSLDIQLSDPWGLSLDSNGNVIVADTGNKLIKIFTPDGRFVMKIGGQGFLSFPAHCVQCDKYFIVSDSDEHCIKVFNREGHFQYKFGQQGVGDGEFNYPFFLSVTQSKHLLVCDPNNHRIQVFELDGKFVGKFGANGSK; from the exons ATGCTTGATGTCGTCAACGGCGAAGAACTTGGTTTCTTGGAAGAAGGTAATCGAACAAAACCAAGCGAATCTCTGGCTGAAGGTGATGGACTGAAAGAAGGAATTGTAGCACGTAAAGCTCAATTCAATTTGATCACAAGAAAC ATCAAGGACGAACAAGGACAAGAATGCGTGACCCAAGTGAAAATAGATGATAACAAAAATGGAATCTACAAAATCACTTATTATCCCAGAGCTCATGGGACGTTCAAATTATTAGTTAAAGTAAACGGGAAACATATTTCTTGTAGTCCTTTTACTGTGATTTTTAAACCATTTCAAGTCAAACCTGTTTTATCTTTGGGAAAGGAAGGCTCGGGTGAAGGAATGTTTAAGGCTGCTCTGGGGGTGGCAGTGAGTGATGCGGGCGAAATAGTAGTAGCTGATCAGTTAAACCATCGTGGTCAAGTGTTTGACAGTAATGGTACTTTCTTAAGATCCTTTGGTCACAAAGGTGAAAATGCTGGAGAATTCAAATTCCCTGTTGGAGTAGCCATTGATAAGGACAGGAATATTTTTGTAGCAGACAGTGAAAACCACAGAATACAGATTGTTAGTTGGGAGGGGAGGCACCTGGGTTCATTTGGCGGCAAAGGAAGCCTTGATATTCAGCTCTCTGACCCTTGGGGTTTATCCTTAGATAGTAATGGTAATGTTATTGTTGCTGATACAGGTAACAAACTGATTAAGATCTTTACCCCGGATGGTAGGTTTGTAATGAAGATAGGTGGGCAGGGTTTTCTTAGTTTCCCTGCTCACTGTGTTCAGTGTGATAAATATTTTATAGTGTCAGACTCAGATGAACATTGTATCAAAGTATTTAACAGGGAGGGGCATTTTCAGTACAAGTTTGGTCAGCAGGGGGTAGGGGACGGGGAGTTTAATTATCCATTTTTTCTGTCAGTGACTCAGTCAAAGCACCTGTTGGTTTGTGATCCAAACAATCATAGAATACAAGTCTTTGAACTAGATGGGAAGTTTGTCGGAAAATTCGGTGCAAATGGCAGCAAATAA
- the LOC140924623 gene encoding E3 ubiquitin-protein ligase TRIM45-like — MDLTTLFYNLREEVSCSVCSDLFTDPKHLSCLHSFCLKCLQQWYETCGGGEAIKCPKCQTLSRVPASGDLKDLPTSFYLNGLMDVLAIKECKNTQVTCGNCDKKSSEASYCFQCCIFYCEQCLVGHNMMRDKKEHRVLAVKEFQDKDYEDILKRPAFCSKERHQKEELKYYCKECETALCQTCVTLNHGGHDLRLIEEEAENKTLEIKSILQSQREELDAKLNVIAQLDEDCAKVIQQSEIARRYVQRFADGLIKTIQAKMKNIITAVENQTKKSLESLKAKRSAIQQQINATESSLEEADKLLKRSTTAEVVQLKKLLQTIFQGLNPTEPIVHDPSSLQTLVFVENRKTIDTVNGEELGFLCMEEGYRKKPSKFLAEGKGLKEGTVGRKAQFNLITRNGKRKQWYDEGDRVTVEIKDEQERECVTQVKIDDKKNGIYKITYFPIVHGTFKLLVKVNGEHISCSPFTVILKPFQVKLVSSFGKEGSGDGMFKYPEGMAVSDRDEIVVADSQNHRVQVFNSNGTLLRSFGRRGENAGEFKRPIGVAINKDRNIFVADNDNHRIQIFSWEGRNLGSFGGKGHLDSQLSFPRGLSLDSTGNVIVADTGNKLIKIFTPDGRFLMKIGISWLFSLPVHCVQCGEYFIVSDSNTNHIEVYHRKGRLQCLFGRQGEGDGDFKCPRFLSVTQSKQLFVCDMNNHRIQVFELDGKFVGKFGTNGTKLGEFKEPFSVAVLSNDQIVVCDKNNHRIQIFQ; from the coding sequence ATGGATCTTACAACGCTGTTTTACAATCTTCGTGAAGAAGTGTCTTGCTCGGTGTGTTCGGACTTATTTACGGATCCTAAACATCTCTCCTGTCTGCACAGTTTCTGCTTGAAGTGCCTGCAACAATGGTACGAGACGTGCGGCGGCGGAGAGGCCATTAAATGCCCGAAGTGCCAAACCCTAAGCAGAGTACCTGCGAGCGGTGATCTAAAAGATCTTCCAACCAGTTTCTATTTGAACGGCTTAATGGATGTTCTTGCCATCAAAGAATGCAAAAACACTCAAGTTACATGCGGAAACTGCGACAAAAAGAGTTCAGAAGCTTCGTATTGTTTCCAGTGTTGCATATTTTATTGCGAGCAATGCCTGGTTGGTCACAATATGATGCGAGACAAAAAGGAACACCGCGTATTGGCGGTAAAAGAGTTCCAAGACAAGGACTACGAGGATATATTGAAGCGACCAGCGTTTTGTTCAAAGGAACGTCACCAGAAAGAAGAGCTCAAATACTACTGCAAAGAATGCGAGACGGCTCTTTGCCAAACTTGCGTCACTTTGAATCACGGAGGTCATGATTTGAGATTAATCGAAGAAGaagccgaaaacaaaacactcgAAATAAAATCTATCCTTCAATCGCAGAGAGAAgagttagatgcaaaactaaaCGTAATTGCTCAGCTAGACGAAGACTGTGCTAAAGTGATTCAACAAAGTGAAATCGCCAGGAGATATGTCCAAAGGTTTGCTGATGGCTTGATCAAAACAATtcaagcaaaaatgaaaaatattattaccGCTGTGGAAAACCAAACGAAGAAGTCACTCGaaagtttaaaagctaaaagAAGTGCGATTCAGCAACAGATAAATGCCACCGAATCATCACTGGAGGAAGCTGATAAACTTTTAAAACGAAGCACCACCGCGGAAGTTGTTCAACTCAAAAAATTACTACAAACAATTTTCCAAGGATTGAATCCAACCGAGCCTATTGTTCATGACCCCAGTAGTCTGCAAACTTTAGTTTTTGTGGAAAATCGGAAGACGATTGATACCGTCAACGGGGAAGAACTTGGTTTCCTGTGCATGGAAGAAGGTTATCGAAAAAAACCGAGCAAATTTTTGGCTGAAGGTAAAGGACTGAAAGAAGGAACTGTTGGGCGTAAAGCTCAATTTAATTTGATCACAAGAAACGGGAAGAGAAAGCAGTGGTATGATGAAGGGGACCGTGTCACGGTAGAGATCAAGGACGAGCAAGAACGAGAATGCGTGACCCAAGTGAAAAtagatgataaaaaaaatggaatctacAAAATCACTTATTTTCCCATAGTTCACGGGACATTCAAATTATTAGTTAAGGTAAACGGGGAACATATTTCTTGTAGTCCTTTTACTGTGATTTTAAAACCATTTCAAGTCAAACTTGTTTCATCTTTTGGAAAGGAAGGCTCGGGTGATGGAATGTTTAAGTATCCTGAGGGGATGGCCGTGAGTGATAGGGACGAAATAGTAGTGGCTGACAGCCAGAACCATCGGGTTCAAGTGTTTAACAGTAATGGTACTTTATTAAGATCCTTTGGTCGAAGAGGTGAAAATGCTGGAGAGTTCAAACGCCCTATTGGAGTAGCCATTAATAAGGACAGGAATATTTTTGTAGCAGACAATGACAACCACAGAATACAGATTTTTAGTTGGGAGGGGAGGAACCTGGGTTCATTTGGTGGCAAAGGACACCTTGATAGTCAGCTCTCTTTCCCTCGGGGTTTATCCTTAGATAGTACTGGTAATGTTATTGTTGCTGATACAGGTAACAAACTCATTAAGATCTTTACCCCGGATGGTAGGTTTTTAATGAAGATAGGTATATCGTGGTTGTTCAGTCTTCCTGTTCACTGTGTTCAGTGTGGTGAATATTTTATAGTGTCAGACTCAAATACAAACCATATCGAAGTATATCACAGGAAGGGACGTTTGCAGTGCCTGTTTGGTAGGCAGGGGGAGGGGGACGGGGATTTTAAGTGTCCACGTTTTCTGTCAGTGACTCAGTCAAAGCAACTGTTCGTTTGTGATATGAATAATCATAGAATACAAGTCTTTGAACTAGATGGGAAGTTTGTCGGAAAATTTGGAACAAATGGCACTAAATTAGGAGAATTCAAGGAACCATTCTCAGTAGCTGTTCTAAGTAATGATCAAATTGTTGTGTGTGACAAAAATAATCATCGAATTCAgatatttcaataa
- the LOC140925161 gene encoding uncharacterized protein, giving the protein MAAKQPKQTVMEWSEEHDIILLREMISREIFSFKKGSPDRGKTWESIQEFLNQMENPKFHIKEKRGVRDRWNILQGKFLKRMREEEAASGIECEELSEKDTLIEELSERERSFQVKEKNTAKDKEAAESVRRKAMERMKDSKRKTSQDSDLDPGLAAGGKKSRKTATEVVDFLKEKAKCEQTQRQQEMELRRKELEENAKQQRGVLELMQRQSEAQQQINQALLVLIQKAFGTV; this is encoded by the exons ATGGCCGCCAAACAACCCAAACAAAC agtCATGGAATGGTCAGAGGAGCACGATATCATTTTGCTGAGAGAGATGATTAGTCGAGAGatattttcatttaagaaaGGAAGTCCTGACAGAGGAAAGACGTGGGAAAGCATACAGGAATTCTTGAATCAAATGGAGAATCCCAAATTCCACATTAAGGAAAAACGAGGAGTCCGGGACAGGTGGAATATACTGCAGGGAAAGTTCTTGAAGAGAATGAGGGAAGAAGAAGCAGCAAGTGGCATCGAGTGTGAAGAGTTGTCCGAAAAGGATACCCTAATCGAGGAGTTATCTGAGCGGGAACGAAGCTTTCaggtgaaagagaaaaacacagcaaaggataAAGAAGCAGCCGAATCTGTTAGGAGGAAGGCAATGGAAAGGATGAAAGACTCGAAGAGGAAGACGAGTCAGGATTCAGATTTGGATCCAGGTTTAGCAGCTGGAGGGAAAAAATCACGAAAAACTGCTACAGAGGTCGTAGATTTCTTGAAGGAAAAGGCGAAGTGCGAGCAAACTCAAAGACAACAAGAAATGGAATTGAGAAGGAAGGAGCTGGAAGAGAATGCTAAACAACAACGAGGAGTTCTAGAGCTAATGCAGAGGCAGAGTGAGGCTCAGCAGCAGATCAACCAGGCTTTGCTGGTTCTTATCCAGAAAGCATTTGGaactgtttaa
- the LOC140925160 gene encoding uncharacterized protein: MSSFKEVRELLLVAYDSEIINDEEFLVLFENYSSRNPQFPYNSYPRFELENMQDDECLTEFRVKKEDVPRLADVLQIPETVRCEQRSVCGRIEGLCMLLRRLAYPCRYSDMIHRFARPVPEICMITNTVMDFIFDHHAHRLTQWNPSIMNAQALQSYADAVSARGAPLQNCFGFVDGTVRPIARPGEHQRLVYNGHKRVHSLKFQSLALPNGLIANMYGPIEGKRHDACMLVESKLLRDLEKNAFSPTGEPMCIYGDPAYPHRVNLQCPFRQRVLTPDMEAFNKAMSQVRVSVEWLFGDIVNYFKFLDFKKNLKIGMSSIGKLYLVSALLQNAITCLYGNNISEFFDLQPPSLQYYFQ; this comes from the exons ATGTCCTCTTTTAAAGAAGTGAGAGAGCTTCTTCTTGTAGCGTATGACAGCGAAATAATCAATGACGAAGAATTCCTTGTTCTCTTTGAAAATTATAGCTCAAGAAATCCGCAGTTTCCTTACAATTCCTACCCAagatttgaacttgaaaacatgCAAGACGACGAGTGCTTGACTGAGTTTCGCGTTAAAAAAGAGGATGTCCCAAGATTGGCAGACGTACTACAGATACCTGAAACTGTGAGATGTGAACAGCGTTCCGTGTGTGGCAGAATTGAAGGTCTCTGTATGCTGTTACGACGATTGGCATACCCATGTAGATACTCCGATATGATTCATCGTTTTGCCAGACCGGTCCCAGAGATCTGCATGATCACCAACACCGTAATGGATTTTATATTTGATCATCATGCTCATAGACTGACTCAGTGGAATCCCAGTATTATGAATGCCCAAGCTCTTCAAAGTTATGCAGATGCAGTGTCTGCACGAGGTGCACcacttcaaaactgttttggttttgtagACGGAACTGTCCGACCGATTGCAAGACCTGGGGAGCACCAAAGACTGGTGTACAACGGTCACAAAAGGGTGCATTCGCTAAAATTTCAGTCGCTGGCATTACCGAATGGTCTTATTGCAAATATGTACGGACCCATAG AGGGTAAACGACATGATGCTTGCATGTTGGTTGAGTCCAAACTTCTGCGTGATTTAGAGAAAAATGCCTTCTCTCCCACTGGGGAGCCTATGTGTATTTACGGAGACCCTGCGTATCCTCATCGAGTGAATTTGCAGTGCCCATTTCGACAACGAGTATTAACACCAGACATGGAAGCCTTCAATAAAGCTATGAGCCAAGTCAGAGTCTCAGTGGAATGGCTTTTTGGAGACAtagtgaattattttaaatttctagattttaaaaagaacctgaaaattgGGATGAGCAGTATTGGTAAATTATATCTGGTTTCTGCTTTGCTTCAGAATGCTATCACTTGCTTGTATGGAAATAACATATCAGAATTCTTTGACCTACAGCCACCATCACTACAGTACTATTTTCAGTGA